The Gemmobacter aquarius genome contains the following window.
ACACGCCCGACGCCGCGCAACTGGTCGCCAAACTGCCCGGCATCCATGCGGGCCTGCGAAAGACCCATGTCGCCCTGACTGCAATTCCTGAAAAGGTGCATCTCTTTGCGGGTGGCCGGTCGCTGTTGTATCGCTGACCTCGGCAGGGTCATTCGACTTCGGGTGCCGCCAGCAGCGGTGCCAACAGATCGGCAAGCTCTGCCGCCTGTCCGGTCAGCGGGGCGGCATGGGCCAGAACGATCGGCTCGGTCCCCGCATCGGCAATCGGAACCGTGATCACCCGTTGCCCGTCATGGCTGTGGCGCGAGGCGGGGCGCGAATAGCTGATGCCCACCCCCAGCCCGTTTGCAGCAAAGCTCCGCATCAGTTCAAGCGACGCCGTCCGGTGCGCTATGCGCGGGCCAAGCCCCGCACGGCTGAACAACCCCCGCATATGGCCGACCGACAGGCCCTGATCGGTCAGGATCAGCGGCCATTCTGCCACCTCGGCCAGCGTAGCGCCTCGCCGCAGCGTGGCCAGCGGATGCCCCTTGCCCACCACGGCATGCGGCGCGACACGGGCCAGCACGCGCCGCGCTACCTCGTCGCCAAGGCCAAGGTCCCAGGTCAACGCAAGGTCGATCCGCCCTTGCCGCAGCGCCTCGGTCATTGCCTCGAAGCCGGTCACCACCGGCTCGACCCGTATTGCGCTGCCCTCTATCGCGCGCAGCACCCGTGCCAGCAGCGAGGGGGCGAGGTCTTCAAAGCAGGCCAGCCGCAACGGTACCGTCGCCACATCGCCCGCCATCAACCGCCCGAACCCTGCCAGCAGGGTCTGCGCCTCGGCCAGCCAGCCACGCCCGAAGGCGGTGGTGGTGATCGGCCCGCCCGGCCGCCGCAGGAACAGCGGTTGGCCCAAAGCCCCTTCAAGTTGGCCAAGAGCCACCGAAAGCGCGGGCTGCGACACGTTCAACGCCTCGGCCGCCGCCGTGACGCCGCCGAACCGCGCAACCGCGCAGGCATATTCGATCTGTCGCAGCGTGGCATTGAGCATCCCTATGGCCCCGATGAATTCATATTATTTGAAGCTATAAAGCCGGTCTGTCATTCCTGTCACCAGCAAAAGACAAAGGGGGGCGCAGATGGTCACGGTCACGGAACAGATGGTTCAGGATTACCAGCGCGACGGGGTGGTACTGGTCAAGGGCCTGTGGGCCGACTGGGTCGAAACCCTGCGTGAGGGCATCGCCCGCAACATGGCCGAACCGGGCCCCTACGCTGCCGAAAACCTGAAACCGGGCGAGGGCGGTCGCTTTTTCGACGATTACTGCAACTGGAACCGCATCCCCGAATTCGAACGCGTCATCCGCGAAAGCGAAGTGGCCGGGGTCGCGGCCAAGCTGATGCAATCGCGTCGCGTGCAGCTTTTCCACGACCACGTTCTGGTCAAGGAACCCGGCACCTCGAAGCCTACGCCGTGGCATCAGGACGGCCCCTATTACTTTGTGCAAGGGCAGCAGACCGTCAGCTTCTGGTCGCCGCTCGATCCCGTGCGCGAGGCGTCGCTGCGCTGTGTGGCTGGGTCGCACCGCTGGGAGAAAGAGGTTTTGCCAACCCGCTGGCTTGCCGAAACCAGCTTCTACCCCGACAGCGACCGCTACATGCCCGTCCCCGATCCCGATGCCGAAGGCATGTCGATCCGCGAATGGCAGATGGAGCCGGGCGACGCGGTCGCCTTCAATTACCGCACGCTGCACGGCGCGCGGGGCAACGAAACCGCCCAGCGCCGCCGCGCGTTTTCGCTGCGTCTGGTAGGCGATGATGCGGTCTATGTCGAACGCCCCGGCCGCACCTCGCCGCCCTTTCCGGGCCATGACATGCAGCCGGGCCAGCAATTGCGGAGCGATTGGTTCCCCGTGTTGCGCGGCTAGCGGCTTACCATCGGCGGCTTCCCTTTCCGGCACTTGCCCCTATGCTTGCGCCCCAAAAGGAGCCGCCATGGAACCCGCACGCCATCGTCCCAAACTGTTCCCGCCGCCAGAATTTCCGCCGCGCAAGAAGGCCATCTTTTCC
Protein-coding sequences here:
- a CDS encoding LysR family transcriptional regulator codes for the protein MLNATLRQIEYACAVARFGGVTAAAEALNVSQPALSVALGQLEGALGQPLFLRRPGGPITTTAFGRGWLAEAQTLLAGFGRLMAGDVATVPLRLACFEDLAPSLLARVLRAIEGSAIRVEPVVTGFEAMTEALRQGRIDLALTWDLGLGDEVARRVLARVAPHAVVGKGHPLATLRRGATLAEVAEWPLILTDQGLSVGHMRGLFSRAGLGPRIAHRTASLELMRSFAANGLGVGISYSRPASRHSHDGQRVITVPIADAGTEPIVLAHAAPLTGQAAELADLLAPLLAAPEVE
- a CDS encoding phytanoyl-CoA dioxygenase family protein, which gives rise to MVTVTEQMVQDYQRDGVVLVKGLWADWVETLREGIARNMAEPGPYAAENLKPGEGGRFFDDYCNWNRIPEFERVIRESEVAGVAAKLMQSRRVQLFHDHVLVKEPGTSKPTPWHQDGPYYFVQGQQTVSFWSPLDPVREASLRCVAGSHRWEKEVLPTRWLAETSFYPDSDRYMPVPDPDAEGMSIREWQMEPGDAVAFNYRTLHGARGNETAQRRRAFSLRLVGDDAVYVERPGRTSPPFPGHDMQPGQQLRSDWFPVLRG